A genomic stretch from Flavobacterium nitratireducens includes:
- the trpB gene encoding tryptophan synthase subunit beta — protein MLYNVDEKGYYGQFGGAYIPEMLYPNVEELRQQYLKIMAEPDFKAEFDQLLKDYVGRPSPLYFAKRLSEKYNTKIYLKREDLNHTGAHKINNTIGQILVAKKLGKKRIIAETGAGQHGVATATVCALMGLECIVYMGEIDIARQAPNVARMKMLGATVRPALSGSRTLKDATNEAIRDWINNPVDTHYIIGSAIGPHPYPDMVTRFQSVISEEIKWQLKEKEGRENPDYVVACIGGGSNAAGTFYHFLHEPEVGIIAVEAAGKGIDTGYSAATSKLGKVGIIHGCKTLLMQTADGQITEPYSISAGLDYPGVGPMHAHLSESGRAEFFSITDDDAMNAGLQLSKLEGIIPAIESSHAFAVLDERKFKPEDIVVICLSGRGDKDLNNYIEYFKY, from the coding sequence ATGTTATACAACGTTGATGAAAAAGGCTATTATGGCCAATTTGGAGGAGCTTACATCCCTGAAATGTTATATCCAAATGTAGAGGAGTTACGCCAACAATATTTAAAAATTATGGCCGAACCAGATTTTAAAGCTGAGTTTGACCAATTATTAAAAGATTATGTAGGCCGCCCAAGCCCGTTGTATTTTGCCAAACGTCTTTCTGAAAAATACAATACTAAAATCTATCTAAAAAGAGAAGATTTAAATCATACTGGAGCACACAAAATAAACAATACTATCGGGCAAATCTTAGTAGCTAAGAAACTCGGTAAAAAACGTATTATTGCCGAAACTGGTGCAGGACAACATGGTGTGGCCACCGCTACGGTATGTGCCTTAATGGGATTGGAATGTATTGTGTACATGGGCGAAATTGACATTGCTCGCCAAGCTCCAAACGTAGCGCGTATGAAAATGTTAGGTGCAACGGTACGCCCTGCGCTTTCAGGTTCTAGAACGTTAAAAGACGCGACTAACGAAGCCATTCGTGACTGGATTAACAACCCTGTAGATACGCATTATATTATAGGTTCAGCTATTGGACCACATCCCTACCCTGATATGGTAACCCGTTTCCAAAGTGTCATTTCAGAAGAAATAAAATGGCAATTAAAAGAAAAAGAGGGACGTGAAAATCCAGATTACGTTGTCGCTTGTATAGGTGGTGGTAGTAATGCTGCTGGAACTTTTTACCACTTTTTACACGAACCAGAAGTAGGTATCATTGCAGTGGAGGCAGCAGGAAAAGGAATTGATACGGGATATAGTGCCGCTACTAGTAAATTAGGAAAAGTGGGAATCATCCACGGTTGCAAAACCCTTTTAATGCAAACAGCCGACGGACAAATCACGGAGCCTTATTCTATTTCCGCTGGTTTAGATTACCCAGGTGTAGGACCTATGCATGCCCATTTATCAGAAAGTGGTCGCGCTGAATTCTTCTCGATAACCGATGACGATGCAATGAATGCCGGTTTACAATTGAGTAAATTAGAAGGAATAATTCCTGCAATTGAATCATCGCACGCTTTTGCCGTTTTAGACGAAAGAAAATTCAAACCAGAAGACATCGTTGTAATTTGTCTTTCAGGTCGAGGCGATAAGGATTTAAATAATTATATCGAATATTTTAAATATTAA
- a CDS encoding phosphoribosylanthranilate isomerase, whose translation MKYPDNILEVGTLLPDYMGFIFWEKSARYFDAVIPQLPESIKKTGVFVDETIENIISKVEIHNLRAVQLHGKESVEFCVNLKTSLAASIEIIKVFSVADDFDFAVLAPFEGVCDYFLFDTKGKLPGGNGTTFDWKVLEKYPSKKPFFLSGGIGLNEMDAVNEILKTNLPIYAIDVNSKFEIEPGLKNTNDVRTIRELSLIIKNK comes from the coding sequence ATGAAATATCCCGATAATATACTCGAAGTAGGGACGCTCCTACCAGATTATATGGGATTTATCTTTTGGGAAAAATCAGCCCGTTATTTTGACGCTGTCATTCCACAACTGCCCGAATCCATAAAAAAAACAGGCGTTTTTGTTGATGAAACGATTGAAAATATTATTAGCAAAGTAGAAATACATAATTTGCGGGCTGTACAATTACATGGTAAAGAATCTGTAGAATTTTGCGTAAATTTGAAAACGAGTTTAGCAGCTTCTATCGAGATAATCAAAGTCTTTTCGGTTGCCGATGATTTTGATTTCGCTGTTCTTGCTCCATTTGAAGGAGTATGCGATTATTTTCTTTTTGATACCAAAGGAAAATTACCTGGAGGAAACGGAACTACATTTGACTGGAAAGTATTGGAAAAATACCCTTCAAAAAAACCTTTTTTCCTGAGTGGCGGAATTGGTCTTAACGAAATGGATGCTGTTAATGAAATACTAAAAACGAATTTACCTATTTATGCTATTGATGTAAACAGTAAATTTGAAATAGAACCTGGATTGAAAAATACCAATGATGTAAGGACAATTCGTGAATTGTCCCTAATAATAAAAAACAAATAA
- the trpC gene encoding indole-3-glycerol phosphate synthase TrpC, producing MNILDRIIIDKKREVELKKSIIPVSQLEASVFFEKKIISLSNNLRNSNSGIIAEHKRRSPSKAVINHSFSVEEVVKGYENAGACGISVLTDGKYFGGSLDDLLLARASVNIPLLRKEFIVDEYQILEAKAHGADLILLIAAVLTREEIKSLSEFAKSLGLEVLLEVHNQEELEKSIMPTLDMIGVNNRNLKTFEVSLDFSKQLADMIPNDFVKVSESGISSIEAIQELKPYGYKGFLIGENFMKTDNAGQAATEFIKELEVRN from the coding sequence ATGAACATATTAGATAGAATCATCATTGATAAAAAGAGAGAAGTCGAACTTAAAAAATCAATTATTCCTGTTTCCCAATTGGAAGCATCGGTTTTCTTTGAAAAAAAAATCATTTCTTTAAGTAACAATCTAAGAAACAGCAACTCAGGAATCATTGCCGAGCACAAACGTCGTTCTCCTTCGAAAGCGGTCATCAATCATAGTTTTTCAGTGGAAGAAGTGGTAAAAGGCTATGAAAATGCAGGCGCATGTGGAATTTCGGTTTTAACAGATGGAAAATACTTTGGCGGTTCGCTGGACGATTTATTATTGGCAAGAGCTTCGGTAAACATCCCGTTATTAAGGAAAGAATTCATTGTAGATGAGTACCAAATCTTAGAAGCAAAAGCCCATGGCGCCGATTTGATTTTACTAATCGCGGCGGTTTTAACACGCGAAGAAATCAAATCCTTATCGGAATTTGCTAAAAGCTTAGGACTAGAAGTTTTATTAGAAGTTCACAACCAAGAAGAATTAGAAAAATCCATCATGCCTACTTTAGATATGATTGGAGTAAATAATAGAAATTTAAAAACTTTCGAAGTAAGTTTGGATTTCAGTAAGCAATTGGCCGATATGATTCCAAATGACTTTGTCAAAGTTTCTGAAAGCGGTATTAGTTCGATTGAAGCCATCCAAGAACTAAAACCTTATGGTTATAAAGGATTCCTAATTGGTGAAAACTTTATGAAAACGGATAATGCTGGACAAGCAGCAACGGAATTTATTAAGGAGTTAGAAGTTAGGAATTAA
- the trpD gene encoding anthranilate phosphoribosyltransferase, which translates to MKNILNRLINNELLSREEAKNVLVNISNGSYNPSQIAAFLTVYMMRSISIEELSGFREALQELCVRIDLSEYNTIDLVGTGGDGKDTFNISTLASFITAGAGVKVTKHGNYGVSSITGSSNVMESLGVKFSNDQDFLKKCVDQAGICILHAPLFHPAMKNVGPIRKELGVRTIFNILGPMINPSFPKNQLLGVFNLELARMYGYLYQNTDSNFTIVHALDGYDEVSLTGATKVITHSTEGMIHPEDFGVQRIKQSDIEGGKTVAESAQMFIDIISGKGTEAQNNVVCANAALAIATVTGCTPLEGFEQAKESLFSGKGLAALKKLQELSR; encoded by the coding sequence ATGAAAAACATATTAAATAGATTAATCAATAACGAATTACTTTCGAGAGAAGAAGCAAAAAACGTTTTGGTTAATATTTCTAACGGGAGCTACAACCCAAGTCAGATTGCAGCATTTTTAACCGTATATATGATGCGAAGCATAAGCATTGAAGAGCTATCAGGATTTAGAGAAGCACTTCAGGAATTGTGTGTGCGTATCGATTTATCCGAGTACAACACTATCGATTTAGTGGGTACAGGAGGTGATGGAAAAGACACCTTTAACATCTCTACTTTGGCTTCATTTATTACAGCAGGAGCAGGTGTAAAAGTAACCAAACACGGAAATTACGGGGTTTCCTCGATCACTGGTTCTAGTAATGTAATGGAAAGTTTAGGCGTTAAATTTAGTAACGATCAGGATTTTCTAAAAAAATGTGTGGATCAGGCTGGAATATGTATTTTACATGCTCCTCTATTTCACCCCGCAATGAAAAACGTGGGACCTATCCGAAAAGAATTAGGGGTAAGAACTATTTTCAATATTTTAGGACCAATGATTAATCCGTCATTTCCTAAAAACCAATTATTAGGTGTTTTTAACCTCGAATTAGCTCGAATGTATGGCTATTTATATCAAAATACCGATAGTAATTTTACCATTGTTCACGCCTTAGATGGCTATGACGAAGTATCTTTAACAGGTGCAACCAAGGTAATCACCCATAGTACTGAAGGAATGATTCATCCAGAAGATTTTGGTGTGCAACGAATTAAACAAAGTGATATCGAAGGAGGAAAAACCGTTGCTGAATCGGCGCAAATGTTTATCGATATTATTTCCGGAAAAGGAACTGAAGCACAAAACAATGTTGTTTGTGCCAATGCAGCACTGGCAATTGCAACTGTTACTGGTTGTACACCTCTTGAAGGATTTGAACAAGCTAAGGAAAGCTTATTCTCTGGAAAAGGATTAGCAGCCTTGAAAAAATTACAAGAATTAAGCAGATAA
- a CDS encoding anthranilate synthase component II: MKKILVIDNYDSFTYNLVHYLEDLNCAVTVYRNDEFELEDVAQFDKILLSPGPGIPDEAGLLKPVIEKYGPTKSIFGVCLGQQAIGEVYGGTLSNLDKVYHGVATTVKTVVDDEITFQGLEKEFEVGRYHSWVVDATLPDSLEATSFDENGQVMSLRHKTYDVRGVQFHPESVLTPNGKKMLENWVNS, from the coding sequence ATGAAAAAAATATTAGTTATAGATAATTACGATAGCTTCACTTACAATTTAGTACATTATTTGGAAGATTTAAATTGTGCGGTTACGGTATATAGAAATGATGAATTTGAATTAGAGGATGTTGCTCAATTTGATAAAATTCTTTTGTCACCAGGCCCTGGAATTCCAGATGAAGCGGGGTTGCTCAAACCTGTTATCGAAAAATACGGCCCCACAAAAAGCATTTTTGGTGTATGCTTAGGTCAGCAGGCAATTGGAGAAGTTTACGGTGGTACCTTATCTAACTTAGACAAGGTGTACCACGGCGTAGCGACGACCGTAAAAACCGTTGTTGATGACGAAATCACCTTTCAAGGTTTAGAAAAAGAATTTGAAGTAGGACGTTACCATTCATGGGTTGTAGACGCCACTTTGCCAGATAGTTTAGAAGCCACTTCTTTTGATGAAAATGGTCAAGTAATGTCCTTACGCCATAAAACCTACGATGTACGTGGGGTACAATTTCACCCAGAAAGTGTTTTGACACCAAATGGTAAAAAAATGCTTGAAAACTGGGTAAATAGTTAG
- a CDS encoding anthranilate synthase component I family protein, translated as MKPFKLNTKFKQILADTITPVSVYFKIRDKFPNSLLLESSDYHGNDNSFSYICCNPIASIKIENETIIKQFPDGTTETISIDAQTDIPEVIQQFSGKFESEKTNFKFINNGLFGYISYDAVRYFEKISIAKKENSNAIPDVYYAVYQNIIAINHFKNEAYIFCHSVDDRNNIDEIEQLMQSRNIPSYKFTKEGEGFSNLTDEEFKHNVALAKKHCFRGDVFQLVLSRRFTQGFKGDEFNVYRALRSINPSPYLFFFDYGDFKIFGSSPEAQIIVKDRKAEIHPIAGTFKRTGDDEKDALLAKQLSEDKKENSEHVMLVDLARNDLSRHGHNVNVERYREVQFFSHVIHLVSKVTGHLHDNATTMQVVADTFPAGTLSGAPKHRAMQLIEDYETTSRSFYGGAIGFMDFEGNFNHAIMIRTFLSKNHQLHCQAGAGIVASSNEESEMQEVYNKLRALNTALDLAETI; from the coding sequence TTGAAACCATTTAAATTAAATACAAAATTTAAGCAAATACTAGCTGACACTATAACCCCTGTTAGTGTGTATTTTAAAATCAGAGATAAATTTCCTAATAGTTTATTGCTAGAAAGTAGTGATTATCACGGAAACGATAACAGTTTCTCTTACATCTGCTGTAATCCTATTGCTTCCATTAAAATTGAAAACGAAACCATTATTAAGCAATTTCCAGATGGTACTACCGAAACTATTTCAATCGATGCACAAACGGATATCCCAGAAGTAATTCAACAATTCTCAGGAAAATTCGAATCAGAGAAAACCAATTTTAAATTCATCAACAATGGTTTATTTGGTTATATTTCTTATGATGCGGTTCGTTATTTTGAAAAAATTAGTATTGCCAAAAAAGAAAATAGCAATGCCATTCCAGATGTATATTATGCCGTGTATCAAAACATCATAGCCATCAATCATTTTAAAAATGAAGCGTATATTTTTTGTCACAGTGTAGACGACCGAAATAATATCGATGAAATCGAACAATTGATGCAGTCCAGAAATATTCCTTCTTATAAATTTACAAAAGAAGGTGAAGGCTTCTCTAATTTAACGGATGAAGAGTTCAAACACAATGTAGCCTTGGCTAAAAAACATTGTTTCCGTGGAGATGTGTTTCAATTAGTACTTTCTAGACGTTTTACCCAAGGTTTCAAAGGAGACGAATTCAATGTATATCGTGCATTGAGAAGCATCAACCCTTCTCCTTACCTATTCTTCTTTGACTATGGTGATTTCAAAATTTTTGGATCTTCTCCAGAAGCGCAAATCATCGTAAAAGACCGTAAAGCCGAAATTCATCCTATTGCTGGTACATTCAAAAGAACTGGTGATGACGAAAAAGATGCTTTATTGGCCAAACAATTATCAGAAGATAAAAAAGAAAACAGTGAACACGTAATGTTAGTGGACTTAGCTCGAAATGACTTAAGTCGTCACGGACATAATGTAAATGTAGAGCGTTATAGAGAGGTGCAATTCTTCTCACACGTAATCCACTTGGTTTCTAAAGTTACTGGACATTTACACGATAATGCGACAACCATGCAAGTCGTTGCGGATACTTTCCCAGCAGGAACTTTAAGTGGTGCTCCTAAACACCGAGCGATGCAATTAATTGAAGATTATGAAACCACGAGTCGAAGTTTTTATGGTGGAGCAATTGGTTTTATGGATTTTGAAGGCAATTTTAATCACGCCATAATGATCCGAACTTTCTTGAGTAAAAACCATCAATTGCATTGCCAAGCAGGTGCCGGTATCGTAGCGAGCTCTAACGAAGAAAGCGAAATGCAGGAAGTGTATAACAAATTAAGAGCATTAAATACCGCTTTAGATTTGGCAGAAACAATATAA
- a CDS encoding YceI family protein encodes MKNLKTIAIALFVAVAGISVNAQTKKIDAKASTIKWVGKKVTGEHSGTVNFNDGAVVFKGKKLVGGTFTVDMTSLNATDLSGDYQAKLNGHLKADDFFGTEKFPTATLVIKKIGAKAKDVYAVTADLTIKGITKPISFDLAVKGNTATTAFKVDRTKYDIKYGSGNFFQGLGDKTIYDDFELAVAIKF; translated from the coding sequence ATGAAAAATTTAAAAACAATTGCAATTGCATTATTCGTAGCTGTAGCTGGAATTTCAGTAAACGCTCAAACTAAAAAAATCGATGCTAAAGCATCAACAATCAAATGGGTTGGTAAAAAAGTAACTGGTGAACACTCAGGAACTGTAAACTTCAATGATGGAGCTGTAGTATTTAAAGGAAAAAAATTAGTTGGTGGAACATTTACTGTAGACATGACTTCTTTGAATGCAACTGATTTAAGCGGAGATTACCAAGCAAAATTAAATGGTCACTTAAAAGCAGACGATTTCTTTGGAACTGAGAAATTCCCAACTGCAACTTTGGTTATCAAAAAAATTGGTGCAAAAGCAAAAGACGTTTATGCTGTAACTGCTGACTTAACAATCAAAGGAATTACTAAACCAATTAGTTTTGATTTAGCTGTAAAAGGAAATACAGCTACTACTGCTTTCAAAGTAGATAGAACTAAATACGATATTAAATACGGTTCTGGAAACTTCTTCCAAGGATTAGGAGACAAAACAATCTATGATGATTTTGAATTAGCTGTAGCTATCAAATTCTAA
- a CDS encoding NAD(P)H-dependent oxidoreductase, producing MNTFIENQNWRYATKKFDATKKISNQDLNILKEAIRLSSSSYGLQPYKVIIVENSELRAKIQPAAWGQSQIVDASHLIVFANETNLAEQSIDSYINNMSATRNIPVDTLVGFGDFMKSKILTLPEETKNVWTSKQTYLAMGNLLNAAADLKIDVTPMEGFDPTQVNEILGLDKLGLNASLIATLGYRHEEDTTQHYPKVRKSEQELFITL from the coding sequence ATGAATACCTTTATAGAAAATCAAAATTGGAGATATGCAACAAAGAAATTTGATGCAACTAAAAAAATATCAAATCAAGATTTAAACATTTTAAAAGAAGCCATTCGTTTAAGCTCTTCGTCTTACGGATTACAACCTTACAAAGTAATCATTGTTGAAAATTCAGAATTGAGAGCTAAAATTCAACCAGCGGCTTGGGGACAATCCCAAATTGTTGATGCTTCACATCTTATCGTTTTTGCTAATGAAACTAATTTAGCCGAACAATCTATCGACAGCTACATCAATAATATGAGTGCTACAAGAAATATTCCTGTGGATACATTAGTAGGATTTGGCGATTTTATGAAATCTAAAATACTAACTTTACCTGAAGAAACTAAGAATGTTTGGACTTCAAAACAAACCTATTTAGCGATGGGTAACTTATTGAATGCAGCAGCCGATTTAAAAATTGATGTAACACCTATGGAAGGTTTTGATCCTACTCAAGTAAATGAAATTTTAGGTTTAGACAAATTAGGGTTAAACGCTTCGCTAATTGCAACTTTGGGTTATAGACACGAGGAAGACACAACGCAACATTATCCAAAAGTTAGAAAATCAGAACAAGAATTATTTATCACTTTATAA
- a CDS encoding MarR family winged helix-turn-helix transcriptional regulator: MKIEDEIKSTVALDLSKKIILNIMYTCNILNEKFNEVLKPYDLSGEQYNVLRILRGQKGNPANMCVIQERMIAKTSNTTRLVDKLLLKELVTRNVCPDNRRKIEVAITQKGLNVLSELDPKVTAHENALTTNLCKEELEQLNELLEKYRNQ, translated from the coding sequence ATGAAAATTGAAGATGAAATAAAAAGTACGGTCGCATTAGACCTTTCAAAGAAAATTATTCTCAATATCATGTACACCTGCAATATTTTGAATGAAAAATTTAATGAAGTTTTAAAACCTTATGATTTATCTGGAGAACAATACAATGTATTACGAATCCTAAGAGGTCAAAAAGGGAATCCAGCTAATATGTGTGTCATTCAAGAACGAATGATTGCCAAAACAAGTAACACAACAAGACTGGTAGATAAGCTATTATTAAAAGAATTAGTTACTAGAAACGTTTGCCCAGACAACAGACGTAAAATTGAAGTTGCAATTACTCAAAAAGGGCTAAATGTTCTATCTGAATTAGACCCTAAAGTAACTGCTCACGAAAATGCTTTGACAACAAATCTGTGTAAAGAAGAATTGGAACAATTAAATGAACTATTAGAAAAATACAGAAATCAATAA